The DNA segment GGACTAAAATCTTAGCTCATGATAGCAGGTCTGTTCTTGTGGTTGCTCACAATGCTGTTAATCAGGCTCTTGTTGCCACAGCAATTGGTACCGGTTTCTCCCTCTGAggaaattttgatgatgaaaagaaaagatcaaatttttgtcaatttgaataaTATGCTTAGTTTTTCTTCCATTCCTAAAAATCAGGTCTGGGGTCCGAGTATTTCAGAACATTACTTCAGAGCAATTGTGGTGTTAGTGTGCTGGACTTCATCCCAAGATCTGAGGATGGATCTCCGCATATTTGCCTTAACCGCTTAAATCAGGTATATGACCCATTTACTTGGTACAATGCCACAAAGTGGACCATCTGAGGTTAAATGTGGAATTGGCTTTGTTATCCCCTGCCCATAACTTCAAAGCTAATGTGAATGAAGACTGTGTTATTCCCtctttattaacaaaaaaatgttttttattacaaaaaaaatgttctaCAAACACAGTTGAACCTTAATGCAGACCCCTGGTTCACCTATTGCTGGTGGGAAATCTGGAGGTCGAGAGACAAGTAAGAGGATCATACTTGTTTGTAATGGATCAACACAAGGAAATACAGAGGTATGAAACAGTGGCTAAAATGTATTtgataaatttctaaaaattgaGTCTTTATTTAACTTACTTCTGTGAAGTTAAAACTGATATGCTGCTGCGTATACTATATCCTTTTGAGCTATTTCTTTTCTAGTACTTGCAGCGAAGTGCTTTCTTATGAACCCAAGCAATGTCAGTTGAAACATTAAGTAATTACGGAGTGTTCTTACGACTCATTCTAATATCCAATGCAAGTTGCGTTGAAATGAAAATTGTGAGATATAAAACCATTTGTATGCTTTCACCCAAAAATCTTCATGTgagatataaaatcatttttgttttaataaaattttcatgtgATGGCCGTGATGCATAGCATGAGCTTATTTGGGGATATTTCACCCAAAAAGTTTAAGGTTTTTGAGTAGTTAGTTCATTTTTCAGGTTTTCATATAGTCAACCATGTGGTTTAGAGTTGTGCTTTCACcaaataatttaatcttttcaGATAATTGATTGATCTGGTCTATGATCTCAAATGCATTTCTTTACATCCAGGTTCTAAACAAACTACCTTATGTTAACAGGATGGTTTTCCTTTGGGTGGTGATCAACCATTGAACATGCTTGGTGTCATACAGGTATTACATCCAATAATCAGAAATAGATGGGGAAAAGTTATTTCATCTGACCTTTTGCATGTATAACAGTCCCAGAAATCTGCAGAGCTACTACTTGATTTGAGAGTGAGTTCCATAATTAGCAGTCCTAATAAAGCCTGTGTTGGGACAGCCTCGGTAATCTCCCAGGTAGGCTCACTTTTGGTACTTTGTAGTTAGTTCCTTCATGCCAAATTCCTAGTTCTATTATGTCAAATTCCTATTTCctagtttaatatattaattgcaAGTACTTGCATCTACTTGTACACTGACTCTGGTTTTATACACACATTCTCCTGTTGAATTGTATGCCTGAACTAGAGAGCTTtggtttctttttctatttatgtttGTTCTCCTCTAATTAAAttgttagatttaaatttagGTACAAGAAGCTGCAGACTGCTTGGGAGCTGACTGTGTGCCTCGATATGTTGAGATGAAGCAGATGGGGGACCTTGATGTTGAAGCTATCTTCAAACAATCTGAAACGGCAAGTAATGTTTGAATGTGGAAACATGGATCAATCatttgttcatattttattttctctgaaATGGATACCTTAGTTGATGTAGTATTTTCTGTACTGGGAGGATGTTTACAAAGGAATGATCACAAAAACTTGCTAAATACAAATTGAAGATATAGATAAAAAGCGTGATGACAAACAATGTTGAGAAGTAGAAGGAAATTGTGACCATCTCAATGTACCAAGAAATTCAACTATAAAAAGGTTTTGCCAAGTGTTTGGTACCAATAGCTGCTTGTAATTTCAATATCCATCTTTCTAGTCTTCTTAAACAACAAGGATTGGTTTACAGTTTATGTGTGCATTATAAGTATGTTCTgtctaattttcatttatttactgCAGGATATATCCAATTTTCCGCCATTTCAACCTGGTTGGTTAAATAGAGTTGATGATGGACTGAGAACAACATTATGGAATCAATCTGGAAAAGCCTGGCTATCTTTGTTGGATGAAATATCTGATGAATCTAAGCAAGGAGAAGTTATAGTGGCAGTTGGTCATCCTGCAATAAACATAGCACTAATGGGGCACTGCCTTAATTTGAGCAAAGAATGGTTGGGATCATTTCATCTTGATGCAGGAAGCGTTAGTGTTCTTGATTTCCCTGATGGAGCTAAGGGAAAAGGTGTCATCAGATGCATAAATTATACTGCACATTTGGGGAGGTGGTCCATACCTATCACAAGATCAACAGAAGATGGTGAAGAGTTTTAAGTGTAAACATGTGATTCTAAAATGGAATTGTAGAGTTTCAGAGGTTCAACATGGTCAAGATGGTTGAAATTTCAAGGCATCATGACTGCAAAAGTGAAATCTTATAAGGTATTTCACTTATAAGATCACTTCAAGATATAGATATTACTTGATGTGATATGTACAGTTCATAACACCAATCATCCAAGATTACTTTCTCAATTGTgctgcatttttcttttcaaatagcAATTTAGAATATAGACTATTTTCCTGTTTAGAAACAAGTCAATGAACTGTGCTCCTGTTAGCAAATAATGACACTGGAAGAAATTGACAGAACTCAAGATACAGCAAAAAATGCTAAGACTCTGATGAAATTCGTTATTGAAGAGGCATTGAACATGTCATGGAACAAAAGTTGTTCTGTCtagtatttt comes from the Vigna radiata var. radiata cultivar VC1973A chromosome 2, Vradiata_ver6, whole genome shotgun sequence genome and includes:
- the LOC106756511 gene encoding probable 2-carboxy-D-arabinitol-1-phosphatase, translating into MFLVVRPCGSSSAGIHRLQPTPTSHRSRNVVIRCSLTSVQEKKEKAQLDSELQPSLAFPPIRAAKRVVLVRHGQSTWNAEGRIQGSSNFSVLTKKGESQAETSRQMLIDDHFDACFASPLARSKKTAEIIWGSRQDPIITDFDLREIDLYSFQGLLKHEGKAKFGSAYRQWQVDAENFIIDGHYPVRELWERARSCWTKILAHDSRSVLVVAHNAVNQALVATAIGLGSEYFRTLLQSNCGVSVLDFIPRSEDGSPHICLNRLNQTPGSPIAGGKSGGRETSKRIILVCNGSTQGNTEDGFPLGGDQPLNMLGVIQSQKSAELLLDLRVSSIISSPNKACVGTASVISQVQEAADCLGADCVPRYVEMKQMGDLDVEAIFKQSETDISNFPPFQPGWLNRVDDGLRTTLWNQSGKAWLSLLDEISDESKQGEVIVAVGHPAINIALMGHCLNLSKEWLGSFHLDAGSVSVLDFPDGAKGKGVIRCINYTAHLGRWSIPITRSTEDGEEF